In one Pseudoalteromonas rubra genomic region, the following are encoded:
- a CDS encoding ABC transporter ATP-binding protein: MIQLDEITFRRRDGAGYRNVLDGLSWSVSGAEQVALTGDSGSGKTTLLNILAGLLSPDSGTVRINEQAIHTYDAKQLALYRRTIGMIFQHYQLLSPLNVADNMAFQARLNGRAVSHKEITIMAERLGLGDKLDVYPAQLSGGEQQRVGIARALLNRPSVLLADEPTGNLDSMRSQEVLELLMTLCQEQRVNLIMVTHSRALAAQLPRQVALRDGRLHE; encoded by the coding sequence ATGATCCAGTTAGATGAGATAACGTTCAGACGTCGAGATGGCGCTGGATATCGGAATGTGCTGGACGGCCTGAGCTGGTCGGTATCGGGGGCTGAGCAGGTCGCGCTTACTGGCGACAGTGGCTCTGGCAAAACGACCTTGCTCAACATACTGGCGGGGTTGCTTAGCCCAGACTCCGGCACCGTACGTATCAATGAGCAGGCAATACATACCTATGATGCCAAGCAACTGGCCTTGTATCGCCGTACGATTGGCATGATCTTTCAGCATTACCAGTTACTTAGTCCGCTTAATGTGGCGGATAATATGGCCTTTCAGGCCCGTCTCAACGGCCGCGCCGTCAGTCATAAAGAAATTACCATAATGGCAGAGCGTCTGGGTCTGGGCGACAAGCTCGATGTCTATCCTGCGCAGTTAAGCGGAGGCGAGCAACAGCGTGTCGGGATCGCCCGGGCCCTGCTTAATCGGCCCAGTGTACTGCTTGCCGATGAGCCCACAGGGAATCTGGACAGCATGCGCAGTCAGGAAGTACTGGAACTGTTGATGACCTTATGTCAGGAGCAAAGGGTAAATTTGATCATGGTTACCCACAGCCGGGCTCTGGCTGCGCAGTTACCCCGTCAGGTGGCGTTACGCGACGGGCGTTTACATGAGTGA
- a CDS encoding efflux RND transporter periplasmic adaptor subunit, with product MIRDTKQQDKAIPQTRRLPRWWIGAAAAVGLIGAATASYSSFDQLLSADQVVSLQTLRTATVVRGDMVQDLRVEGRTMAADSPSLYAIAAGTVTLFVKAGDEIEAGQALLTIDSPELRNQLLQEEATLARLEMDVSRQKIAIKQQQLDNTQQMELAKVELEAAQSEMARARTSIEKQIISKEELEQTQVALKRAELNERHAIASLQLAQERLSFELKSSELNLTRQRHLTEELRRQVEALTLHSPLSGIVGTLNVQQKQHVQRDTPLMSLVNLNELEVEAYIPENLADELGIGLHANVQINNEQYSATLVAISPEVEQGQVRGRIRFSEQPGNLRQNQRVNAQIIIAQKQNVLKVERGAFVETGASRTAYKIEQNSALRTPISLGVKSVREVEITQGLQPGDTIIISSLAAFGQSQHVILSE from the coding sequence ATGATCCGAGATACCAAACAACAAGATAAAGCAATCCCACAAACGCGCAGATTGCCGCGCTGGTGGATAGGTGCAGCCGCCGCAGTCGGACTCATCGGTGCCGCCACCGCTTCATACAGCAGTTTTGACCAGCTACTCAGCGCCGATCAGGTGGTGTCCTTACAAACACTGCGTACCGCGACCGTTGTAAGAGGCGACATGGTTCAGGACCTGCGTGTTGAAGGCCGCACTATGGCCGCAGACAGCCCCTCCCTGTATGCCATTGCGGCCGGAACAGTCACTTTGTTTGTCAAAGCGGGCGACGAGATTGAAGCAGGTCAGGCCCTGCTAACCATTGACAGCCCGGAGCTTCGCAACCAACTCCTTCAGGAAGAAGCGACACTGGCACGTCTGGAGATGGACGTAAGTCGCCAGAAAATAGCAATAAAACAACAGCAGCTGGACAACACCCAGCAAATGGAACTGGCCAAAGTCGAGCTGGAAGCCGCGCAAAGTGAAATGGCCCGTGCCCGCACCAGCATTGAAAAACAGATCATCTCAAAGGAAGAACTGGAACAGACCCAGGTGGCCCTGAAACGTGCTGAGCTTAACGAGCGCCACGCCATCGCGAGTCTGCAACTGGCGCAGGAACGCCTGAGTTTTGAACTAAAAAGTAGCGAGCTAAACCTGACCCGTCAGCGTCACCTCACCGAAGAACTGCGTCGTCAGGTCGAGGCCCTAACACTGCACTCGCCCTTATCCGGCATTGTCGGCACGCTGAATGTACAACAAAAGCAACATGTGCAACGCGATACGCCGTTAATGTCGCTGGTTAACCTCAATGAGCTGGAAGTAGAGGCCTACATTCCGGAAAACCTGGCGGATGAGCTGGGAATAGGTCTGCATGCCAACGTGCAAATCAACAACGAACAATACAGCGCAACCTTAGTCGCCATTTCTCCTGAAGTTGAGCAAGGCCAGGTGCGCGGCCGTATTCGCTTTAGCGAGCAGCCAGGCAATTTACGTCAGAACCAAAGAGTGAATGCACAAATCATCATTGCCCAAAAGCAAAACGTATTAAAAGTTGAACGCGGTGCCTTTGTGGAAACCGGTGCATCCCGCACTGCCTACAAAATTGAACAAAACTCCGCGCTCAGAACCCCCATTTCACTGGGTGTCAAAAGTGTCAGAGAAGTGGAAATTACCCAGGGGCTGCAACCTGGTGATACAATCATCATCTCAAGTCTGGCTGCTTTCGGGCAATCACAGCACGTGATCCTCAGCGAATAA
- a CDS encoding ABC transporter ATP-binding protein, producing the protein MLRMKNISKIYRTELVETHALSDVNFTVEEGEFIAVTGPSGSGKTTFLNITGLLESFEQGTYELDGEDVSTLGDKQLSQLRNEKIGFIFQGFNLIGDLNLYDNIEVPLIFRGLSAKARKQRIEESLELVGLGGRASHFPAQLSGGQQQRVAIARALAGKPRFLLADEPTGNLDTMMARQVMDLLEEINRQGTTLLMVTHDHELAQRAHRNIQILDGQLRDINKNELVELIS; encoded by the coding sequence ATGTTACGTATGAAAAACATCAGTAAAATCTACCGTACCGAGCTGGTCGAAACACACGCCCTGTCAGACGTTAACTTCACCGTTGAAGAAGGTGAGTTTATTGCCGTTACCGGCCCTTCCGGCTCAGGTAAAACCACCTTTCTGAATATCACCGGATTACTCGAAAGCTTTGAGCAAGGAACATATGAACTGGATGGCGAAGATGTCAGCACGCTGGGTGACAAGCAGCTTTCTCAGCTTCGCAATGAAAAAATTGGCTTTATTTTTCAGGGGTTTAACCTGATTGGCGATCTCAACCTCTATGACAACATCGAGGTCCCCCTGATTTTCCGGGGTCTGTCAGCCAAAGCCCGCAAACAACGCATCGAGGAAAGTCTGGAGTTGGTGGGCCTGGGCGGCCGTGCCAGCCACTTTCCTGCCCAGCTCAGTGGTGGTCAGCAACAGCGGGTTGCAATTGCCCGGGCGCTTGCCGGTAAACCGCGATTTTTACTCGCCGATGAGCCAACCGGTAACCTGGACACTATGATGGCCAGACAAGTCATGGATCTGCTGGAAGAGATAAACCGCCAGGGCACCACTTTGCTGATGGTCACCCATGATCATGAGCTGGCACAGCGGGCACATCGCAATATACAAATTCTCGACGGTCAATTGCGCGATATCAACAAGAATGAACTTGTCGAACTGATCTCTTAG
- a CDS encoding ABC transporter permease, giving the protein MKDLMQLAWRGLKQKRKLTLLMVLNLAIGITLLLTMGTIVTRSGHSPIDQRADQVYHVSLNFMDPEFDRRTAFRSPPLTYRDADAVSEAFKANPMIRLSLNYTTSFVLDLPDKSVRPVTAEASAADANYFELLQVPFIYGAPWREEMQNDAVIVLDKKANDLLFGGENSVGKQVVINNRQLEVVGVMDISAYLRRFQNMRFQGRVNDMAVVPLGYAHANNLPRTGYMPCQTQEEAARTRYRREDVQGLKNAECGYLHGWAMLDPMQLDNSHAELTLWARNYAQQQTTQGRFSHAEPYYLTQLASLNDRMSDNLYWEQIYLKFAYLLFAICLINTIGILLAKNQSRAKLVSLYRALGANKFYILKIQLLELSMLSSAAIVLGLLLAQFGLIAMFHLALYQADYLADAEQVRRMYSMDIPFALQAAVGIFVAIFTTGLYPIVKASRTAPAAQLRG; this is encoded by the coding sequence ATGAAGGATTTAATGCAACTGGCCTGGCGCGGCCTGAAACAAAAACGCAAACTGACCTTGCTGATGGTACTCAATCTGGCTATCGGGATCACCCTGCTGTTAACCATGGGCACCATAGTGACACGCAGCGGACACTCTCCTATCGACCAAAGAGCCGATCAGGTATATCACGTCAGCCTTAATTTTATGGACCCGGAGTTTGATCGACGCACGGCGTTTCGCTCGCCGCCACTGACCTACCGGGATGCAGACGCCGTTTCCGAGGCCTTTAAAGCAAATCCAATGATCCGCTTGTCACTTAATTACACCACGTCGTTTGTGCTTGATCTGCCCGATAAGAGTGTCAGACCGGTTACCGCCGAGGCCTCTGCTGCTGATGCGAATTATTTTGAATTGCTCCAGGTGCCATTTATTTATGGCGCCCCCTGGCGCGAGGAAATGCAGAATGACGCCGTAATCGTGTTGGATAAAAAAGCCAATGACTTATTATTCGGCGGAGAAAACTCGGTCGGCAAACAAGTGGTGATCAACAACCGTCAGCTGGAGGTGGTTGGCGTCATGGACATTTCAGCCTATCTGCGTCGCTTTCAGAACATGCGTTTCCAAGGCCGGGTCAACGATATGGCTGTTGTGCCTTTAGGGTACGCGCATGCCAACAACCTGCCTCGCACAGGCTACATGCCCTGCCAGACTCAAGAAGAAGCTGCACGAACACGGTATCGTCGCGAAGATGTTCAGGGGCTCAAAAACGCCGAATGTGGGTATTTACATGGCTGGGCAATGCTGGACCCCATGCAACTCGATAATAGTCATGCAGAGCTGACCTTATGGGCACGTAATTACGCACAGCAACAGACTACTCAGGGTCGATTCAGTCACGCCGAGCCCTACTATCTGACGCAGCTGGCCAGCCTCAATGACAGAATGAGTGACAACCTGTACTGGGAGCAAATTTATCTTAAGTTCGCCTACCTGCTCTTTGCTATCTGTTTGATCAACACCATTGGGATTCTGCTGGCAAAAAACCAGAGCCGGGCAAAACTGGTGTCTCTCTACCGGGCGCTGGGTGCAAACAAATTTTATATCCTTAAAATCCAACTGCTGGAACTCAGTATGCTTAGCAGTGCTGCCATTGTACTGGGGTTGTTGCTGGCGCAGTTTGGCTTGATTGCGATGTTCCATTTAGCTTTATATCAGGCCGATTACCTGGCCGACGCAGAGCAGGTACGCCGTATGTACAGCATGGACATTCCCTTTGCGCTGCAAGCTGCCGTGGGTATTTTTGTGGCGATATTTACCACCGGGCTTTACCCCATAGTGAAAGCCAGTCGCACCGCGCCCGCAGCACAGTTAAGAGGATAA
- a CDS encoding ABC transporter permease — MSLKHILKIIFKHRNISLMILIQIAIAVTIVGNASFISYGTLKNWLIPSHLDEVEILNVYTKVFDNQVDKSAMIQRDLTNLSALPDVTQVTYASNELVLATVAGSNLVYKTIQEDEAGFENAQFDVTSQGVATLGLNITQGRDFYPNEFVYAAASQNRYASVVLISEALAKTLFGEQSALGQTIYLQRARRPYQVVGVYADKMLGEGAVYEQHWYHSTIVPQAHFGSTDVNYLLRVKKGTSEAILQEVEDQLYLQHGRIVERVEFAARAKKRLWDGRSTFAFIMIGISVIAIVVTGFGIIGLVSFSVSIRKKDIGILRALGASQHTVLKALLMENALLALAGILLGSFAALWLNNYFVTHLRAQGLVEPWLALLVALSVWLLSAAAVYIPVRKAANIAPARVTKTN, encoded by the coding sequence ATGTCACTCAAACATATACTCAAAATCATCTTCAAGCACCGCAATATCTCCTTGATGATCCTGATCCAAATTGCCATTGCGGTGACCATAGTCGGCAACGCCAGTTTTATCAGCTACGGCACGCTCAAAAACTGGTTGATCCCCTCCCACCTGGACGAAGTGGAGATACTCAACGTTTACACCAAAGTATTCGACAACCAGGTGGATAAATCGGCGATGATCCAACGGGATTTAACTAACCTCAGCGCCTTGCCTGACGTGACTCAGGTGACCTACGCCAGCAATGAGCTGGTACTGGCCACCGTCGCAGGCAGCAACCTGGTTTATAAAACCATTCAGGAAGATGAAGCAGGCTTTGAAAACGCGCAATTTGACGTAACCTCTCAAGGGGTAGCCACGCTGGGATTAAACATCACACAAGGACGCGACTTCTATCCTAATGAGTTTGTTTATGCCGCGGCATCACAAAATCGCTACGCCAGTGTTGTGTTGATCAGCGAAGCCCTTGCCAAGACGCTGTTTGGCGAGCAAAGTGCGCTGGGTCAGACCATCTATTTACAACGAGCCCGCCGCCCCTATCAGGTGGTCGGTGTGTATGCCGATAAGATGCTGGGAGAAGGCGCTGTTTATGAACAACACTGGTACCACTCTACCATTGTGCCTCAGGCGCACTTTGGCAGCACAGATGTAAACTACTTACTCAGAGTCAAAAAAGGCACCAGCGAAGCCATTCTTCAGGAGGTTGAAGATCAATTGTATCTGCAACACGGACGGATCGTAGAGCGGGTTGAGTTTGCCGCCAGAGCGAAAAAACGCTTATGGGATGGCCGCAGTACCTTTGCATTCATTATGATAGGGATCAGCGTTATCGCCATTGTTGTGACCGGATTTGGTATTATTGGATTGGTTTCCTTTTCGGTCTCTATCCGTAAAAAAGACATTGGGATCCTACGTGCACTGGGTGCCAGTCAGCATACTGTGCTCAAGGCGTTGCTGATGGAAAACGCCCTGCTGGCACTGGCTGGCATTCTATTGGGTAGTTTCGCGGCCCTGTGGTTAAACAATTATTTTGTCACCCATTTACGCGCGCAAGGCCTGGTTGAACCCTGGCTCGCCCTGCTGGTTGCGCTGTCAGTCTGGTTACTCAGCGCCGCTGCGGTCTATATTCCTGTCCGTAAAGCAGCTAATATAGCCCCGGCCAGGGTTACCAAAACCAATTAA